The following are encoded in a window of Flavobacteriales bacterium genomic DNA:
- a CDS encoding cupin domain-containing protein — MHRKRFLLSAVASVVAVLITKGQAVAMSITKGQAVAMSITKGFKVAAGATRHGERFTMKGVTANTLDLKIGSADTDGGMAVFEQIGQSPHGGPPLHIHPEQDESFHVLEGEYRFRVGDEQFPASVGDTIFLPRGVPHAFIQLTEHARMLVTYQPAGDMEAFFRKTAAWRTPPSKEEVARVFAAHGMRVVGPPLTLE; from the coding sequence ATGCACCGCAAGCGTTTCCTCCTATCAGCCGTCGCTTCGGTGGTCGCGGTGCTCATCACCAAAGGACAGGCCGTCGCCATGAGCATCACCAAAGGACAGGCCGTCGCCATGAGCATCACCAAAGGGTTCAAGGTCGCCGCCGGCGCAACACGCCATGGCGAGCGTTTCACCATGAAGGGCGTGACCGCGAACACGCTGGACCTGAAGATCGGCAGTGCCGATACCGACGGTGGCATGGCGGTGTTCGAGCAGATCGGCCAGAGCCCACATGGGGGTCCGCCCCTGCACATCCATCCGGAGCAGGATGAATCCTTCCACGTGCTGGAGGGCGAGTACCGCTTCAGGGTGGGTGATGAACAGTTCCCGGCCTCGGTGGGCGACACCATCTTTCTGCCGCGTGGCGTGCCGCATGCATTCATCCAGCTCACCGAGCATGCGCGCATGCTGGTAACGTACCAACCTGCCGGGGATATGGAAGCCTTTTTCCGAAAGACCGCCGCTTGGCGTACGCCTCCCAGCAAGGAAGAGGTGGCCCGTGTCTTCGCCGCGCACGGCATGCGGGTGGTGGGCCCGCCGCTGACCTTGGAGTAG
- a CDS encoding cold-shock protein — protein sequence MASGTVKFFNNEKGFGFIVPDAGGKDIFVHKTGTREALWEGDKVNYEVEETPKGSNAINVTKA from the coding sequence ATGGCAAGTGGTACAGTGAAGTTCTTCAACAACGAGAAGGGCTTCGGATTCATCGTCCCGGATGCGGGCGGCAAGGACATCTTCGTACACAAGACCGGCACGCGCGAAGCCCTCTGGGAAGGCGACAAGGTCAACTACGAAGTGGAAGAGACCCCCAAGGGCTCCAACGCGATCAACGTAACGAAGGCCTGA
- the xth gene encoding exodeoxyribonuclease III, whose amino-acid sequence MKLVSFNVNGIRASVGKGLHHTLRTLDADILCFQETKATPEQVQQALAGADGYHVQAYGALKPGYSGTAIASREKPAAVDFGIGMPGHDDEGRVVTCSFQDVVVVNVYTPNSGEGMKRLGYRGEWDKAFRAYVAKLAKGRRPVIVCGDLNVAHRDIDIARPKANYNKTSGYTQQEIDGLDALLAAGFVDSFRHLHPAEVKYSWWSQRFGARAKNVGWRIDYVLVSQGFEKRIKEAFILNEVMGSDHCPVGIVW is encoded by the coding sequence ATGAAGCTCGTCTCGTTCAACGTGAACGGCATCCGCGCCAGCGTGGGCAAGGGACTGCACCACACGCTCCGCACCCTGGATGCCGACATCCTCTGCTTCCAGGAGACCAAGGCCACACCGGAGCAGGTGCAGCAGGCGCTGGCGGGTGCCGATGGCTACCACGTGCAGGCCTACGGCGCGCTGAAGCCCGGCTACAGCGGCACGGCCATCGCCAGCCGGGAGAAGCCCGCCGCGGTGGATTTCGGCATCGGCATGCCCGGCCACGACGATGAGGGCCGCGTGGTCACCTGTTCCTTCCAGGATGTGGTGGTGGTGAACGTGTACACGCCCAACAGCGGCGAAGGCATGAAGCGCCTGGGCTACCGCGGCGAATGGGACAAGGCCTTCCGGGCCTACGTCGCCAAGCTCGCCAAGGGCCGGCGGCCGGTGATCGTCTGCGGCGACCTCAACGTGGCGCACCGCGATATCGACATCGCGCGGCCCAAGGCCAACTACAACAAGACCAGCGGCTACACCCAGCAGGAGATCGACGGCCTGGATGCCCTCCTCGCCGCCGGTTTCGTGGACAGCTTCCGCCACCTGCACCCCGCCGAGGTGAAGTACAGCTGGTGGAGCCAGCGCTTCGGAGCGCGGGCCAAGAACGTCGGCTGGCGCATCGACTATGTCCTCGTCTCCCAAGGTTTCGAGAAGCGGATCAAGGAAGCCTTCATCCTCAACGAAGTGATGGGCAGCGACCATTGCCCGGTGGGCATTGTGTGGTAG
- a CDS encoding DUF1501 domain-containing protein, with translation MDRRRFLQSASVATVGGFTLRAMSNPLLAALAARGDTDRVLVIVQLFGGNDGLNTVIPLDQYGNLSTARPQLLIPEGAVLPLSGLGGATGLHPAMGGMRDLWEDGKLAIVQGVSYPEPDFSHFRATDIWETASGSQQVLNSGWTGRYLHHEYPNYPAGYPNAEMPHPLAIRVGGAIGPGLQHMGVNMAVAINNTDNPVNLASNIYIDPATDDCSGDKLAYIRTVQQQSSLYGSAINAAAVDGCNMSTLYPTGNAPGAQLAQALKIVAQLICGGLKTRIYWVSMNGFDTHALQVVAGNPVLGAHANLLQGLSDAIHAFQDDLHLLGLEERVLGMTFSEFGRRIISNASLGTDHGSALPMFLFGTKVLPGMLGDNPEIPPNANVQTNLAMQYDFRSVYASVLRDWFCLTQSEVQQVLLSDLQPLTLIDPAGCLSTGIHQANQVAGEELLLVYPNPFVERITLRYTSHGGYVLVQVFNEQGQLLRTLLNATMPAGRHLLDTDLGELPAGRYYVRLQNESRQQVRSAIKVR, from the coding sequence ATGGACAGAAGACGATTCCTGCAGAGCGCATCGGTGGCCACCGTGGGCGGCTTCACCCTGCGCGCCATGAGCAACCCGCTGCTGGCGGCCCTGGCCGCGCGTGGCGACACCGACCGCGTGCTGGTGATCGTGCAGCTCTTCGGCGGCAACGACGGATTGAACACCGTGATACCGCTGGACCAGTACGGCAACCTCAGCACAGCGCGTCCGCAATTGCTCATTCCCGAAGGTGCCGTGCTGCCGCTGAGCGGGCTGGGCGGCGCCACGGGCCTGCACCCCGCCATGGGCGGCATGCGCGACCTGTGGGAGGATGGCAAGCTGGCCATTGTGCAGGGCGTGAGCTACCCCGAGCCGGACTTCAGCCACTTCCGCGCCACCGACATCTGGGAAACTGCCTCCGGCAGCCAGCAGGTGCTCAACAGCGGATGGACGGGCCGCTACCTGCACCACGAGTATCCCAATTATCCGGCGGGCTACCCCAACGCGGAGATGCCGCACCCCCTGGCGATCCGCGTGGGCGGCGCCATCGGGCCGGGGCTGCAGCACATGGGCGTGAACATGGCCGTGGCCATCAACAACACGGACAACCCCGTGAACCTGGCCAGCAACATCTACATCGATCCCGCCACGGACGATTGCAGCGGCGACAAGCTGGCCTACATCCGCACCGTGCAGCAGCAATCCAGCTTGTACGGCAGCGCCATCAACGCGGCGGCGGTGGACGGCTGCAACATGAGCACCCTCTACCCCACCGGCAATGCGCCGGGCGCGCAACTGGCACAGGCGCTGAAGATCGTGGCGCAACTGATCTGCGGCGGACTGAAGACGCGCATCTACTGGGTGAGCATGAACGGTTTCGACACGCACGCGCTGCAGGTGGTGGCCGGCAACCCCGTGCTGGGCGCGCACGCCAACCTGCTGCAGGGGCTGAGCGACGCCATCCACGCCTTCCAGGACGACCTGCACCTGCTGGGCCTGGAGGAACGCGTGCTGGGCATGACCTTCAGCGAATTCGGGCGGCGCATCATCAGCAACGCCTCCCTGGGCACCGACCACGGCAGCGCGCTGCCCATGTTCCTCTTCGGCACCAAGGTGCTGCCCGGCATGCTGGGCGACAATCCCGAGATACCGCCCAACGCGAACGTGCAGACCAACCTGGCCATGCAGTACGATTTCCGAAGCGTGTACGCCTCGGTGCTGCGCGACTGGTTCTGCCTGACGCAAAGCGAGGTGCAACAGGTGCTGCTGAGCGACCTGCAACCGCTTACGCTGATCGATCCCGCGGGCTGTCTCTCCACCGGCATCCACCAGGCCAACCAGGTGGCGGGCGAGGAACTGCTGCTGGTGTATCCCAATCCCTTCGTGGAACGGATCACGCTGCGCTATACCAGCCATGGCGGCTATGTGTTGGTGCAGGTCTTCAACGAGCAGGGGCAATTGCTGCGCACCCTGCTGAACGCCACCATGCCCGCCGGCCGGCACCTGCTGGATACCGATCTGGGCGAACTGCCCGCCGGGCGCTACTACGTGCGGCTGCAGAACGAAAGCCGCCAGCAGGTGCGCAGCGCGATCAAGGTGCGCTGA
- a CDS encoding DUF3387 domain-containing protein — translation MQAIARVNRVYGDKPGGHVVDYLGIAADLKKALSFYSDAGGKGDPTIAQEQAVELMLEKLEVVANMYNGFPYEEYFQADTAKKLSLILGAEEHVLGLEDGKRRYINEVTALSKTFAIAIPHDQAMDVKDEVGFFQAVKARLVKFDGTGSGRTDEELETTIRQVIDQALVSEKVIDVYDAAGIKKPDISVLSEEFLLELKGMAHKNVAIEVLKKLLNDEIKARARTNIVQSRSLMDMLEDSIKRYHNKILSAAEVIEELIKVSKEITAGDKQAADMGLTEYEYAFYTAVANNDSAKELMQQEKLRELAVVLTERVRQNASIDWTIKESVKAKLKVIVKRTLRHFGYPPDMQKLATDLVLRQAELLAGEFSDR, via the coding sequence ATGCAGGCCATAGCCCGTGTGAACCGTGTATACGGTGACAAGCCCGGCGGACACGTGGTGGATTATCTCGGTATTGCCGCCGACTTGAAGAAGGCGCTATCCTTCTATTCCGATGCCGGCGGCAAAGGCGACCCCACCATCGCGCAGGAACAGGCCGTGGAGCTGATGCTGGAGAAGCTGGAAGTGGTGGCCAACATGTACAACGGCTTCCCCTACGAGGAGTACTTCCAAGCGGACACGGCGAAGAAGCTTTCCCTGATCCTAGGAGCCGAGGAACATGTGCTAGGTCTGGAGGACGGCAAGCGGCGCTACATCAACGAGGTCACCGCGCTCAGCAAGACCTTCGCCATCGCCATCCCGCACGACCAGGCGATGGACGTGAAGGACGAGGTCGGCTTCTTCCAAGCCGTGAAAGCCCGCTTGGTGAAGTTCGACGGCACCGGCAGCGGTCGCACCGATGAAGAGTTGGAGACCACCATCCGGCAGGTCATCGACCAAGCGTTGGTGAGCGAAAAGGTCATCGACGTCTACGATGCGGCGGGCATCAAGAAGCCGGACATCTCGGTGCTCAGCGAAGAGTTCCTCCTGGAGCTGAAAGGCATGGCGCACAAGAACGTGGCCATCGAAGTGCTCAAGAAGCTCCTGAACGACGAGATCAAGGCCCGCGCCCGTACCAACATCGTGCAAAGCCGCAGCCTGATGGACATGCTGGAGGACAGCATCAAGCGCTACCACAACAAGATCCTCAGTGCCGCCGAAGTGATCGAGGAGCTGATCAAGGTGAGCAAGGAGATCACCGCTGGCGACAAGCAGGCCGCCGATATGGGCCTCACCGAATACGAGTACGCTTTCTACACCGCCGTGGCCAACAACGACAGCGCCAAGGAGCTGATGCAACAGGAGAAGCTTCGCGAGTTGGCCGTGGTCCTCACCGAACGCGTCCGCCAGAACGCCAGCATCGATTGGACGATCAAGGAGAGCGTGAAGGCGAAGCTGAAGGTGATCGTGAAGCGGACGCTACGGCACTTCGGCTATCCGCCGGATATGCAGAAGCTGGCTACCGACCTGGTGCTGCGGCAGGCGGAGCTACTGGCGGGGGAGTTCAGCGATAGGTGA
- a CDS encoding four helix bundle suffix domain-containing protein — protein sequence MTPTPPDSPEDPGRLRPSGGFRKLRAFQTTTVIYDGTVAFCDKFIRSHKLADQMIGAARSGRQNIGEGSRANATSAESELKLVNVARSSQDELLLDYEDYLRQKRHRQWHKDDPEAMAVRVVAKVPDNRELTYTDYAHWLDHDDPAVRANCLICLIHQANFLLDRLITRLEQDIIQHGGHREQLTAARLAERDRQQGRPVVPKEETPNCPQCGKAMRLRTAKQGGNAGSQFWGCSGYPECKGTRKYQPGSDDRTNQAKRPDGTDPADEADLSDTPDQSAQ from the coding sequence ATGACCCCCACACCACCAGACAGCCCCGAAGACCCCGGCCGCCTGCGTCCCAGCGGCGGCTTCAGGAAGCTGCGTGCCTTCCAGACCACCACGGTGATCTACGACGGCACAGTGGCCTTCTGCGACAAGTTCATTCGCAGCCACAAACTGGCCGACCAGATGATCGGTGCCGCCCGCAGCGGGCGCCAGAACATCGGCGAGGGCAGCCGCGCCAACGCCACCAGCGCCGAAAGCGAACTGAAGCTGGTGAACGTGGCCCGCTCCAGCCAGGACGAACTGCTGCTGGACTACGAGGACTACCTGCGCCAGAAACGCCACCGCCAATGGCACAAGGACGACCCCGAGGCCATGGCCGTGCGGGTCGTGGCCAAAGTGCCGGACAACCGCGAGCTCACCTACACCGACTATGCCCACTGGCTGGACCACGACGACCCCGCCGTGCGCGCCAACTGCCTGATCTGCTTGATCCACCAGGCCAACTTCCTGCTGGACCGCCTGATCACGCGCCTGGAGCAGGACATCATCCAGCACGGCGGTCACCGGGAGCAGCTCACCGCCGCGCGCCTCGCTGAGCGCGACCGGCAGCAAGGGCGCCCGGTGGTACCCAAGGAAGAAACGCCCAACTGCCCGCAATGCGGCAAGGCCATGCGTTTACGCACCGCCAAGCAGGGCGGCAATGCGGGCAGCCAGTTCTGGGGCTGCAGTGGCTACCCGGAGTGCAAGGGGACGAGGAAGTATCAGCCGGGATCGGACGATCGGACGAATCAGGCGAAGCGGCCGGATGGGACTGATCCGGCCGATGAAGCTGATTTGTCCGATACACCTGACCAGTCAGCGCAATGA
- a CDS encoding Fic family protein, with product MRPPSPNFTPVELLSPNYLPAYRAQLDVALDHALAQLSEAVNTGSGAGAGSGSGELMRLYESAVFSSQIEGSKVTLNIFKQTMEAAGDRPKPRDVQEVYDLVRAYQFAQAHPLDLANLLQAHGILAELLVHANDRGAWRTKGVKVGNAFVTVYMAAHQQLVPGLMQQLMDEVAALNARMLTTEEAFYYAALLHLAFVKIHPFVDGNGRTGRLLEKWFLAQHLGRIAWSIRSEQFYIRNLDACYDTLAAMGPDWGALQWDQCIPFLLLLPKGLRQK from the coding sequence ATGCGCCCGCCAAGCCCGAACTTCACGCCTGTGGAACTGCTAAGCCCCAACTACCTGCCCGCCTACCGCGCCCAACTGGACGTGGCGCTGGACCATGCCCTGGCCCAACTGAGCGAGGCGGTCAACACCGGCTCGGGGGCCGGTGCAGGTTCAGGTTCTGGCGAGCTCATGCGCCTGTATGAGAGCGCCGTGTTCAGCAGCCAGATCGAAGGCAGCAAGGTCACCTTGAACATCTTCAAGCAGACCATGGAGGCGGCCGGTGACCGCCCGAAACCGCGCGATGTGCAGGAGGTGTACGATCTGGTGCGCGCCTACCAGTTCGCACAGGCGCATCCCCTGGACCTGGCCAACCTGCTACAGGCCCATGGCATCTTGGCCGAACTGTTGGTACACGCCAACGACCGTGGTGCTTGGCGCACCAAAGGCGTGAAGGTGGGCAACGCCTTTGTCACGGTATACATGGCGGCGCATCAGCAGTTGGTGCCCGGCCTCATGCAGCAGCTCATGGATGAGGTGGCGGCGCTCAACGCACGCATGCTGACCACCGAGGAGGCCTTCTACTACGCCGCTCTGCTGCACCTGGCCTTCGTGAAGATCCACCCCTTTGTGGATGGCAACGGCCGCACAGGCCGTCTGCTGGAGAAGTGGTTCCTCGCGCAGCACCTGGGCCGCATCGCATGGAGCATACGCAGCGAGCAGTTCTACATCCGCAACCTGGACGCCTGCTACGACACCCTCGCCGCCATGGGTCCCGATTGGGGCGCACTCCAATGGGACCAGTGCATCCCTTTCCTCTTGCTGCTCCCCAAAGGCCTGCGGCAGAAATGA
- a CDS encoding DUF4260 domain-containing protein has protein sequence MKNLLRLEELAQFLACLAFLYFVDAAWWVYLLLLLGPDIGMLGYLVSTRVGAFTYNLLHHKGLAVLLAGLALLLRLDLLALHSSLPHTLQLAAVILFGHASMDRVFGYGLKFGDSFQHTHLGWIGKTEVASGQAGVGQ, from the coding sequence ATGAAAAACCTCCTCCGCCTCGAAGAACTCGCCCAATTCCTGGCCTGCCTCGCGTTCCTCTACTTCGTGGATGCGGCCTGGTGGGTGTACCTGCTGCTGCTGTTGGGTCCCGACATCGGCATGCTGGGTTACCTGGTCAGCACCCGGGTGGGGGCCTTCACCTACAACCTGCTCCACCACAAAGGCCTGGCGGTGCTGCTGGCCGGGCTGGCCCTGCTGTTGCGGCTTGACCTGCTGGCCCTGCACAGCAGCCTGCCGCACACCCTCCAGCTCGCGGCCGTCATCCTCTTCGGCCACGCCAGCATGGACCGCGTCTTCGGCTACGGCCTCAAATTCGGCGACAGCTTCCAGCACACGCATCTGGGGTGGATCGGGAAGACGGAAGTGGCAAGCGGCCAGGCGGGTGTTGGCCAGTAG
- a CDS encoding aminodeoxychorismate/anthranilate synthase component II — translation MRILLLDNYDSFTWNLQHLLAPHGAVDVVRNDAITVDEAARYDRIVLSPGPGLPSEAGITMELLHKLMPTHPILGVCLGLQAMVEVCGGTLFNQPRVKHGVAVPCIPAEPRDPLFAGLPESFAVGLYHSWAADPATLPPSLRITARSAEGIIMAVRHNTFPSCGVQFHPESVMTPQGAAMVGNWVG, via the coding sequence ATGAGGATCCTCCTCTTGGACAACTACGATTCCTTCACCTGGAACCTGCAGCACCTGCTGGCGCCGCATGGGGCGGTGGACGTGGTGCGCAACGACGCCATCACGGTGGACGAGGCGGCGCGCTACGACCGCATCGTGCTCTCGCCGGGGCCGGGGTTGCCCAGCGAGGCGGGCATCACCATGGAGCTGCTGCACAAGCTGATGCCCACGCACCCCATCCTGGGCGTATGCCTGGGCCTGCAGGCCATGGTGGAGGTGTGCGGCGGCACGCTCTTCAACCAGCCGCGCGTGAAACACGGCGTGGCGGTGCCCTGCATCCCCGCCGAGCCGCGCGATCCGCTCTTCGCCGGCCTGCCCGAAAGCTTCGCGGTGGGCCTCTACCACAGCTGGGCCGCCGACCCCGCCACGCTGCCACCCAGCCTGCGCATCACCGCCCGCAGCGCCGAAGGCATCATCATGGCCGTCCGCCACAACACCTTTCCCAGCTGCGGCGTGCAGTTCCACCCCGAGAGCGTGATGACGCCCCAGGGCGCGGCGATGGTAGGGAATTGGGTGGGGTAG
- a CDS encoding DUF1800 family protein yields MPLTPYTGPFGKPERTHLLRRALFGCTNADLAHFEGQSLAQVVDALLTFTNDTTPPIKAYWELNGGVPDPDAIDPAVPFGSTWVGVPLPAEPAPNPTVQRIISWGAWRTGLQVQQQRTLREKLALCWYNTMPVQAVAAPVPQFLYQYEQLLRTHAMGNYRTLVREAGLSGAMLIYLNGTFNNVLQPDENYARELMELFTLGVGSGYTEADVQQAARVMTGWIVQIDSGGVPVVPNTQYIPFLHDTGNKQFSAFFNNAVINGQAGPGGGLNEFNALLDLIFGKDECSLHVCREIYRFFVTGEIDAATEQDVIVPLAQLFRDTINAPDQIRQVMTALLTSEHFFSAEVRACRIKSPADLVLGAIRQFGIPFPTPAQFEARYRIWAEVYGLTQFAGQELANPPNVAGWPAYHQAPMYDNMWVDGATFPNRNNAMLALVYVGFSTGNDIYQPASQNLSFKADLLALVAQFSNPYDPNALVEDATQLLFGVPVSAEVKQQLKTNYLLLGQQFDHYWTDAYEIYVNDPNSPDPFAQLVPTLLLLLFLDMVQAAENHLH; encoded by the coding sequence ATGCCCCTGACACCCTACACCGGGCCCTTCGGCAAGCCCGAACGCACCCACCTGCTGCGCCGTGCGCTCTTCGGCTGCACCAACGCGGACCTCGCGCATTTCGAGGGGCAAAGCCTGGCGCAGGTGGTGGACGCGCTGCTCACCTTCACCAACGACACCACGCCACCCATCAAGGCCTATTGGGAATTGAACGGCGGCGTGCCCGACCCTGACGCCATAGACCCGGCGGTGCCCTTCGGCAGCACCTGGGTGGGCGTGCCCCTGCCGGCCGAGCCCGCGCCCAACCCCACGGTGCAGCGCATCATCAGCTGGGGCGCCTGGCGCACCGGCCTGCAGGTGCAGCAACAACGCACGCTGCGCGAGAAGCTGGCGCTGTGCTGGTACAACACCATGCCCGTGCAGGCCGTGGCCGCGCCGGTGCCGCAATTCCTCTACCAGTACGAACAGCTGCTGCGCACGCACGCCATGGGCAACTACCGCACGCTGGTGCGCGAGGCAGGCCTCAGCGGCGCGATGCTCATCTACCTCAACGGCACCTTCAACAACGTGCTGCAGCCCGATGAGAACTACGCCCGCGAGCTGATGGAGCTCTTCACCCTGGGCGTGGGCAGCGGCTACACCGAGGCCGATGTGCAGCAGGCCGCGCGCGTGATGACCGGCTGGATCGTGCAGATCGACAGCGGCGGCGTGCCGGTGGTGCCCAACACGCAATACATCCCCTTCCTGCACGACACGGGCAACAAGCAGTTCAGCGCCTTCTTCAACAACGCCGTCATCAACGGCCAGGCGGGGCCGGGCGGCGGGCTGAACGAGTTCAACGCGCTGCTGGACCTGATCTTCGGCAAGGACGAATGTTCGCTGCACGTATGCCGCGAGATCTACCGCTTCTTCGTCACCGGCGAGATCGACGCGGCCACCGAGCAGGACGTGATCGTGCCGCTGGCGCAGCTCTTCCGCGACACCATCAACGCGCCGGACCAGATCAGGCAGGTGATGACCGCGCTGCTCACCAGCGAGCACTTCTTCAGCGCCGAGGTGCGCGCCTGCCGCATCAAGAGCCCCGCCGACCTGGTGCTGGGCGCCATCCGCCAGTTCGGCATCCCCTTCCCCACGCCCGCCCAGTTCGAGGCGCGCTACCGCATCTGGGCAGAGGTCTACGGCCTCACCCAATTCGCCGGGCAGGAACTGGCCAACCCGCCCAACGTGGCCGGCTGGCCCGCCTACCACCAGGCGCCCATGTACGACAACATGTGGGTGGACGGCGCCACCTTCCCCAACCGCAACAACGCCATGCTGGCGCTGGTCTACGTGGGCTTCTCCACCGGCAACGACATCTACCAGCCGGCCAGCCAGAACCTCAGCTTCAAAGCCGACCTGCTCGCCCTGGTGGCGCAATTCTCCAACCCCTACGACCCCAACGCCCTGGTGGAGGACGCCACCCAGCTGCTCTTCGGCGTGCCGGTGTCGGCGGAAGTGAAGCAGCAGCTGAAGACCAACTACCTGCTGCTGGGCCAGCAGTTCGACCACTACTGGACCGACGCCTACGAGATCTACGTGAACGACCCGAACAGCCCGGACCCCTTCGCGCAACTGGTGCCCACGCTGCTGCTGTTGCTATTCCTGGACATGGTGCAAGCCGCCGAGAACCACCTGCACTGA